A region of Pan troglodytes isolate AG18354 chromosome 23, NHGRI_mPanTro3-v2.0_pri, whole genome shotgun sequence DNA encodes the following proteins:
- the SYCE3 gene encoding synaptonemal complex central element protein 3, with protein sequence MDDADPEERNYDNMLKMLSDLNKDLEKLLEEMEKISVQATWMAYDMVVMRTNPTLAESMRRLEDAFVNCKEEMEKNWQELLHETKQRP encoded by the exons ATGGATGATGCTGACCCTGAGGAAAGAAACTATGACAACATGCTGAAAATGCTGTCAGATCTGAATAAGGACTTGGAAAAGCTAttagaagagatggagaaaatcTCAG TGCAGGCAACCTGGATGGCCTATGACATGGTGGTGATGCGCACCAACCCTACGCTGGCCGAGTCCATGCGTCGGCTGGAGGATGCCTTCGTCAACTGCAAGGAGGAGATGGAGAAGAACTGGCAAGAGCTGCTGCATGAGACCAAGCAAAGGCCGTAG
- the CPT1B gene encoding carnitine O-palmitoyltransferase 1, muscle isoform → MAEAHQAVAFQFTVTPDGVDFRLSREALKHVYLSGINSWKKRLIRIKNGILRGVYPGSPTSWLVVIMATVGSSFCNVDVSLGLVSCIQRCLPQGCGPYQTPQTRALLSMAIFSTGVWVTGIFFFRQTLKLLLCYHGWMFEMHGKTSNLTRIWAMCIRLLSSRHPMLYTFQTSLPKLPVPRVSATIQRYLESVRPLLDDEEYYRMELLAKEFQDKTAPRLQKYLVLKSWWASNYVSDWWEEYIYLRGRSPLMVNSNYYVMDLVLIKNTDVQAARLGNIIHAMIMYRRKLDREEIKPVMALGIVPMCSYQMERMFNTTRIPGKDTDVLQHLSDSRHVAVYHKGRFFKLWLYEGARLLKPQDLEMQFQRILDDPSPPQPGEEKLAALTAGGRVEWAQARQAFFSSGKNKAALEAIERAAFFVALDEESYCYDPEDEASLSLYGKALLHGNCYNRWFDKSFTLISFKNGQLGLNAEHAWADAPIIGHLWEFVLGTDSFHLGYTETGHCLGKPNPALAPPTRLQWDIPKQCQAVIESSYQVAKALADDVELYCFQFLPFGKGLIKKCRTSPDAFVQIALQLAHFRDRGKFCLTYEASMTRMFREGRTETVRSCTSESTAFVQAMMEGSHTKADLRDLFQKAAKKHQNMYRLAMTGAGIDRHLFCLYLVSKYLGVSSPFLAEVLSEPWRLSTSQIPQSQIHMFDPEQHPNHLGAGGGFGPVADDGYGVSYMIAGENTIFFHISSKFSSSETNAQRFGNHIRKALLDIADLFQVPKAYS, encoded by the exons ATGGCGGAAGCTCACCAGGCCGTGGCCTTCCAGTTCACGGTGACCCCAGACGGGGTCGACTTCCGGCTCAGTCGGGAGGCCCTGAAACACGTCTACCTGTCTGGGATCAACTCCTGGAAGAAACGCCTGATCCGCATCAAG AATGGCATCCTCAGGGGCGTGTACCCTGGCAGCCCCACCAGCTGGCTGGTCGTCATCATGGCAACAGTGGGTTCCTCCTTCTGCAACGTGGACGTCTCCTTGGGGCTGGTCAGTTGCATCCAGAGATGCCTCCCTCAGGG GTGTGGCCCCTACCAGACCCCGCAGACCCGGGCACTTCTCAGCATGGCCATCTTCTCCACGGGCGTCTGGGTGACGGGCATCTTCTTCTTCCGCCAAACCCTGAAGCTGCTTCTCTGCTACCATGGGTGGATGTTTGAGATGCATGGCAAGACCAGCAACTTGACCAGGATCTGGGCT ATGTGTATCCGCCTTCTATCCAGCCGGCACCCTATGCTCTACACCTTCCAGACATCTCTGCCCAAGCTTCCTGTGCCCAGGGTGTCAGCCACAATTCAGCGG TACCTAGAGTCTGTGCGCCCCTTGTTGGATGATGAGGAATATTACCGCATGGAGTTGCTGGCCAAAGAATTCCAGGACAAGACTGCCCCCAGGCTGCAGAAATACCTGGTGCTCAAGTCATGGTGGGCAAGTAACTAT GTGAGTGACTGGTGGGAAGAGTACATCTACCTTCGAGGCAGGAGCCCTCTCATGGTGAACAGCAACTATTATGTCATG GACCTTGTGCTCATCAAGAATACAGACGTGCAGGCAGCCCGCCTGGGAAACATCATCCACGCCATGATCATGTATCGCCGTAAACTGGACCGTGAAGAAATCAAGCCT GTGATGGCACTGGGCATAGTGCCCATGTGCTCCTACCAGATGGAGAGGATGTTCAACACCACTCGGATCCCGGGCAAGGACACAG ATGTGCTACAGCACCTCTCAGACAGCCGGCACGTGGCTGTCTACCACAAGGGACGCTTCTTCAAGCTGTGGCTCTATGAGGGCGCCCGTCTGCTCAAGCCTCAGGATCTGGAGATGCAGTTCCAGAGGATCCTGGACgacccctccccacctcagcctggggAGGAGAAGCTGGCAGCCCTCACTGCAGGAGGAAG GGTGGAGTGGGCGCAGGCACGCCAGGCCTTCTTTAGCTCTGGAAAGAATAAGGCTGCCTTGGAGGCCATCGAGCGTGCCGCTTTCTTCGTGGCCCTGGATGAGGAATCCTACTGCTATGACCCCGAAGATgaggccagcctcagcctctatGGCAAGGCCCTGCTACATGGCAACTGCTACAACAG GTGGTTTGACAAATCCTTCACTCTCATTTCCTTCAAGAATGGCCAGTTGGGTCTCAATGCAGAGCATGCGTGGGCAGACGCTCCCATCATTGGGCACCTCTGGGAG TTTGTCCTGGGCACAGACAGCTTCCACCTGGGCTACACGGAGACCGGGCACTGCCTGGGCAAACCGAACCCTGCGCTCGCACCTCCTACACGGCTGCAGTGGGACATTCCAAAACAG TGCCAGGCGGTCATCGAGAGTTCCTACCAGGTGGCCAAGGCGTTGGCAGACGACGTGGAGTTGTACTGCTTCCAGTTCCTGCCCTTTGGCAAAGGCCTCATCAAGAAGTGCCGGACCAGCCCTGATGCCTTTGTGCAGATCGCGCTGCAGCTGGCTCACTTCCGG GACAGGGGTAAGTTCTGCCTGACCTATGAGGCCTCAATGACCAGAATGTTCCGGGAGGGACGGACTGAGACTGTGCGTTCCTGTACCAGCGAGTCCACAGCCTTTGTGCAGGCCATGATGGAGGGGTCCCACACG AAAGCAGACCTGCGAGATCTCTTCCAGAAGGCTGCTAAGAAGCACCAGAATATGTACCGCCTGGCCATGACCGGGGCAGGGATCGACAGGCACCTCTTCTGCCTTTACTTGGTCTCCAAGTACCTAGGAGTCAGCTCTCCTTTCCTTGCTGAG GTGCTCTCGGAACCCTGGCGTCTCTCCACCAGCCAGATCCCCCAATCCCAGATCCACATGTTCGACCCAGAGCAGCACCCCAATCACCTGGGCGCTGGAGGTGGCTTTGGCCCT GTAGCAGATGATGGCTATGGAGTTTCCTACATGATTGCAGGCGAGAACACGATCTTCTTCCACATCTCCAGCAAGTTCTCAAGCTCAGAGACG AACGCCCAGCGCTTTGGAAACCACATCCGCAAAGCCCTGCTGGACATTGCTGATCTTTTCCAAGTTCCCAAGGCCTACAGCTGA
- the KLHDC7B gene encoding kelch domain-containing protein 7B, which yields MIQGTLEPDGPLWGWDWDSDNDWDSAVLALLALAVVAATALALHWFGSGHDQEAAEPVSTALGAQPHQAGGAELALQPKSKVSDGSEGQSPGQGKPEPPGRGQQSPVPAAAPGGGLAAMARLPVKTAVEEARRGALGQQRGSATPAAPRAEGKEPPRPGTALLGRGEAGGMSAPLLIHFTPRSPGSEAEAETGGVRASSRQAAGPAGQQDTGPWQAGAGPSGSIGRGRGRRRRMDADSGDRDRRPRKLDPLRLGAAGSVWDAVDEAAALDAHAHGLPTGPPLAQEPALPALPAPRALQPGSQTEGSGAKGGWSREASGVPAPGGGWPWVSREVPGTRSFGSAPGSTRPWLESPPQGRPLSSQGPGATGAYDAGEAGADSSRDNSPAADLGPTRPPEQAKPAAACHSRAPSRSREPRPRSASPPAAPGPGFPPEALTLPSPSDFLPLEVTQGPSVGENLRAAPAPSSASAQVLTSAPASVPAPALASSPTSAPTSATTSTSSPTSAPAPAPTSAPTSTPAPAPSPAAAATPAPAPAPVPTLTPPSPALTPVPTPALTPAPTPAPTPAASPAPAPTSAPTPTPATSPAPADGSKPQESVALPRRYQEGQVSASWGNLIAMVLRSHPFPRQDRPQGSVPRAVPGSPVDPSTSTHSEDRHGPSSSVGSVIGTGTGGLVEAGGQPQTRSSETNGSPSPDPPPGLRGEGTREKSLDPLPQAAMPRGPAQPPAQTPPGPAASSSVRRSQPVPQLRKRGRCEIAPTSEQEVRPAASGDPQGEAPGEGGSPAGRSGALTEKQKEVRKLMVFLQRPGSWGVVEGPRKPSSRALEPTTAAALRRRLDLGSCLDVLAFAQQHGEPGLAQETYALMSNNLLRVLGDPCLYRRLSAADRERILSLRTGRGRAVLGVLVLPSLFQGGRSGLPRGPRGQEPPAAAPVPLPLPAHLHVFNPRENTWRPLTQVPEEAPLRGCGLCTMHNYLFLAGGIRGSGAKAVCSNEVFCYNPLTNIWSQVRPMQQARAQLKLVALDGLLYAIGGECLYSMECYDPRTDAWTPRAPLPAGTFPVAHEAVACRGDIYVTGGHLFYRLLRYSPVKDAWDECPYSASHRRSSDIVALGGFLYRFDLLRGVGAAVMRYNTVTGSWSRAASLPLPAPAPLRCTTLGNTIYCLNPQVTATFTVSGGTAQFQAKELQPFPLGSTGVLSPFILTLPPEDRLQTSL from the coding sequence ATGATCCAGGGCACCTTGGAGCCAGATGGTCCCCTCTGGGGCTGGGACTGGGACAGTGACAATGACTGGGATAGTGCTGTGCTGGCCCTCCTGGcgctggctgtggtggctgccACAGCGCTGGCCTTACACTGGTTTGGCTCCGGGCACGACCAAGAGGCGGCAGAACCGGTGTCCACAGCCCTCGGGGCTCAACCTCATCAGGCAGGAGGAGCTGAGCTGGCCCTGCAACCGAAGTCCAAGGTCAGTGATGGCAGCGAGGGGCAGAGCCCAGGGCAGGGGAAACCAGAGCCCCCAGGACGCGGCCAGCAGAGCCCTGTCCCTGCTGCAGCGCCGGGCGGGGGCCTGGCCGCCATGGCCCGGCTTCCAGTCAAGACAGCTGTCGAGGAGGCCCGCAGAGGGGCATTAGGACAGCAACGGGGCAGTGCCACCCCCGCGGCCCCCCGAGCGGAAGGAAAGGAGCCTCCCAGGCCAGGCACTGCCCTCCTGGGCAGGGGCGAAGCAGGGGGGATGTCCGCCCCCCTCCTGATCCACTTCACTCCTCGGAGCCCTGGCAGCGAAGCGGAGGCGGAGACAGGTGGTGTCAGGGCGTCCTCTCGCCAGGCCGCAGGCCCCGCGGGGCAACAGGACACTGGCCCCTGGCAGGCGGGCGCGGGGCCCTCGGGCTCGATAGGGAGAGGCCGGGGCCGGCGGCGGCGGATGGACGCTGACTCGGGAGACAGAGACCGCCGCCCCCGGAAACTGGACCCGCTCCGCCTGGGCGCCGCGGGGAGCGTGTGGGACGCGGTGGACGAGGCCGCCGCCCTGGACGCCCACGCGCACGGCCTCCCCACAGGACCCCCACTCGCCCAGGAGCCCGCACTCCCGGCGCTGCCCGCTCCCCGCGCCCTGCAGCCTGGGTCTCAGACGGAAGGCTCTGGGGCCAAGGGTGGCTGGAGCAGGGAGGCTTCGGGGGTCCCTGCCCCCGGAGGAGGCTGGCCCTGGGTCAGCAGGGAGGTCCCGGGCACCCGGAGCTTTGGCTCAGCCCCAGGCTCCACGCGCCCCTGGCTAGAGAGTCCGCCTCAAGGTCGCCCACTCTCGTCCCAAGGGCCGGGTGCCACAGGGGCCTACGATGCGGGCGAGGCCGGGGCTGACAGCTCTCGAGATAACAGTCCTGCCGCTGACCTGGGGCCCACCCGGCCCCCGGAGCAAGCAAAGCCGGCCGCAGCCTGCCACAGCCGCGCGCCCTCCCGGAGCCGTGAGCCTCGCCCGCGCTCCGCCTCCCCGCCCGCAGCTCCCGGCCCGGGGTTCCCACCTGAAGCCCtgactctcccctctccttcagATTTTTTGCCCCTGGAGGTTACCCAGGGTCCTTCTGTGGGCGAAAATCTCAGAGCGGCGCCAGCCCCAAGTTCAGCCTCAGCCCAAGTCTTAACTTCAGCTCCAGCCtcagtcccagccccagccctggcttCATCCCCCACCTCAGCACCAACCTCAGCCACCACCTCAACCtcatcccccacctcagccccagccccagctccaaCCTCAGCTCCAACTtcaaccccagccccagccccaagtCCAGCTGCAGCCGcaactccagccccagccccagccccagtcccAACCCTcacacccccatccccagccctAACCCCAGTCCCAACCCCAGCCCTAACCCCAGCTCCAACTCCAGCCCCAACCCCAGCCgcatcccctgccccagcccccacctcagccccaaccccaaccccagccACATCCCCTGCCCCAGCTGACGGGTCAAAGCCTCAGGAGAGTGTGGCTCTCCCCAGGCGCTACCAGGAGGGGCAGGTCTCAGCCAGCTGGGGAAACCTTATTGCCATGGTTCTTAGaagccaccccttccccaggcAAGACAGGCCCCAAGGGAGTGTCCCGAGGGCGGTTCCCGGGAGCCCCGTGGATCCCAGCACTTCCACACACTCTGAGGACAGACACGGCCCCTCTTCTTCAGTGGGGTCAGTCATAGGGACAGGTACAGGGGGCCTGGTTGAGGCTGGAGGTCAGCCACAGACAAGAAGCTCCGAGACCAACGGATCGCCCAGCCCAGACCCTCCCCCAGGCCTAAGAGGAGAGGGAACCAGGGAGAAAAGTCTAGACCCGCTGCCCCAAGCCGCGATGCCCAGGGGCCCCGCACAGCCCCCCGCGCAGACGCCGCCTGGCCCCGCGGCCTCCTCCTCTGTGAGGCGCTCACAGCCGGTACCCCAGCTACGGAAACGCGGCAGGTGCGAAATCGCCCCGACCTCGGAGCAGGAGGTCAGGCCGGCCGCCTCAGGGGACCCTCAAGGGGAGGCGCCGGGGGAGGGGGGCAGCCCTGCCGGCCGCAGCGGGGCGCTCACAGAAAAGCAGAAGGAGGTCCGGAAGCTCATGGTGTTTCTGCAGAGGCCCGGGAGTTGGGGGGTGGTGGAGGGGCCCCGGAAGCCCAGCTCCCGGGCCCTGGAGCCCACCACGGCGGCAGCCCTGCGGCGGCGGCTGGACCTGGGCAGTTGCCTGGACGTGCTGGCCTTTGCCCAGCAGCACGGAGAGCCCGGCCTGGCGCAGGAGACCTACGCGCTGATGAGCAACAACCTGCTGCGAGTGCTGGGAGACCCGTGCCTCTACCGCAGGCTGAGCGCGGCCGACCGCGAGCGCATCCTCAGCCTGCGGACCGGCCGGGGCCGGGCGGTGCTGGGCGTCCTCGTACTGCCCAGCCTCTTCCAGGGGGGCCGCTCAGGGCTCCCCAGGGGCCCTCGTGGCCAGGAGCCTCCTGCGGCGGCCCCTGTGCCCCTGCCTCTACCGGCGCACCTGCATGTGTTCAACCCCCGGGAGAACACCTGGCGGCCCCTGACCCAGGTGCCCGAGGAGGCCCCGCTTCGGGGCTGCGGTCTCTGCACCATGCACAACTACCTGTTTCTGGCGGGGGGCATCCGTGGCTCCGGTGCCAAGGCCGTCTGCTCCAACGAGGTCTTCTGCTACAACCCTCTGACCAACATCTGGAGCCAGGTTCGGCCCATGCAGCAGGCCCGAGCCCAGCTCAAGCTGGTGGCCCTGGACGGGCTGCTCTATGCCAtcggtggcgaatgcctgtacaGCATGGAGTGCTACGACCCGCGAACAGACGCCTGGACCCCACGCGCGCCACTCCCCGCAGGCACCTTCCCTGTGGCCCACGAGGCTGTGGCCTGCCGTGGGGACATCTACGTCACGGGGGGTCACCTCTTCTACCGCCTGCTCAGGTACAGCCCCGTGAAGGATGCTTGGGACGAGTGCCCATACAGTGCCAGCCACCGGCGTTCCAGCGACATCGTGGCGCTGGGGGGCTTCCTGTACCGCTTCGACCTGCTGCGGGGCGTGGGCGCCGCCGTGATGCGCTACAACACAGTGACCGGCTCCTGGAGCAGGGctgcctccctgcccctgcccgcccccgCCCCACTGCGCTgcaccaccctgggcaacaccaTTTACTGCCTCAACCCCCAGGTCACTGCCACCTTCACGGTCTCTGGGGGGACTGCCCAGTTCCAGGCCAAGGAGCTGCAGCCCTTCCCCTTGGGGAGCACCGGGGTCCTCAGTCCATTCATCCTGACTCTGCCCCCTGAGGACCGGCTGCAGACCTCACTCTGA